From uncultured Flavobacterium sp., the proteins below share one genomic window:
- the ruvX gene encoding Holliday junction resolvase RuvX — MPRILSIDYGQKRTGIAVTDEMQIIASGLTTIPTNTLIDFLKDYFAKEKVEAVLIGEPKQMNGQPSESASIIKGFVTHFSNIFPDMKVVRVDERFTSKMAFQTMIDSGLSKKQRQNKGLIDEISATIMLQDYLSSKRF, encoded by the coding sequence ATGCCAAGAATTCTCTCCATAGACTACGGACAAAAACGTACCGGAATTGCCGTTACTGACGAAATGCAAATCATAGCTTCTGGTTTGACTACGATTCCAACAAATACTTTAATCGATTTTTTGAAAGATTATTTTGCCAAAGAAAAAGTCGAAGCAGTTTTAATTGGCGAACCTAAACAAATGAATGGGCAGCCTTCAGAAAGTGCTTCAATCATTAAAGGTTTTGTAACTCATTTTTCTAATATTTTTCCGGATATGAAAGTGGTTCGCGTAGACGAACGCTTTACTTCAAAAATGGCATTTCAAACTATGATCGATAGCGGACTGAGCAAAAAACAACGTCAGAATAAAGGATTAATTGATGAAATTTCGGCTACTATAATGCTTCAGGATTATCTTTCTTCAAAACGATTTTAG
- a CDS encoding type II toxin-antitoxin system RelE/ParE family toxin encodes MKVSFTEDFVLQLKEQIKYIAKDKPIAARKFKKDLLKNIKKDLVNPFHFKKSIYFKEEKYRDYVFKGYTIIIRIESESEIVYIIGVLKHRELF; translated from the coding sequence ATGAAAGTTAGTTTTACTGAAGATTTTGTGTTGCAACTTAAAGAGCAAATAAAGTATATAGCTAAAGATAAACCAATTGCTGCGAGAAAATTTAAAAAAGATCTGCTTAAAAACATTAAAAAAGATTTAGTGAATCCTTTTCACTTTAAAAAATCTATTTATTTTAAAGAGGAAAAGTATAGAGATTATGTTTTTAAAGGTTATACTATAATTATTAGAATTGAATCTGAATCAGAAATAGTTTATATTATAGGTGTTTTAAAACATAGAGAATTATTTTAG
- a CDS encoding class I SAM-dependent methyltransferase translates to MKDNFSKQAVDYSKFRPQYPREMIEYVISFVSNKSIALDVATGNGQVAHKLSPYFQKVYATDISQKQLDNAIQVKNVIYSKEAAEKTAFEDKIFDLIVVAQAIHWFDFDVFYKEIYRVLKPDGIFAVMGYGLFSTDPDSDKILNNFYYNIVGSYWDAERRYLDENYETIPFPFEEIPSKKFENQFVWTFEALIGYLNTWSSVQHYITKNNQNPIDLIYDDLKASWQNNDQKVTFPLLLRIGKLK, encoded by the coding sequence ATGAAAGATAATTTTTCAAAGCAAGCAGTTGATTATTCTAAATTTCGTCCTCAATATCCGCGGGAAATGATTGAGTATGTGATTTCTTTTGTTTCTAACAAATCAATTGCACTCGATGTTGCTACAGGAAATGGTCAGGTAGCGCATAAGCTTTCGCCTTATTTTCAAAAAGTTTATGCAACAGATATAAGTCAGAAACAACTTGATAATGCAATTCAGGTCAAGAATGTTATTTATAGTAAAGAAGCTGCCGAAAAAACTGCTTTTGAAGATAAGATTTTTGATTTAATTGTTGTCGCACAAGCAATACATTGGTTTGATTTTGATGTATTTTATAAAGAAATTTACAGAGTATTAAAACCGGACGGAATTTTTGCCGTAATGGGTTACGGATTGTTTTCGACAGATCCGGATTCAGATAAAATTTTGAATAACTTTTACTACAATATTGTTGGTTCTTATTGGGATGCTGAACGAAGATATTTGGATGAAAATTACGAAACGATTCCGTTTCCATTCGAAGAAATTCCAAGTAAAAAGTTCGAGAATCAGTTTGTTTGGACTTTCGAAGCATTGATTGGATATTTGAATACGTGGTCGTCCGTTCAGCATTATATTACAAAGAACAATCAGAATCCAATTGATTTAATTTACGATGATTTGAAGGCTTCTTGGCAAAATAATGATCAGAAAGTTACGTTTCCTTTGTTGTTAAGAATTGGGAAATTAAAATAG
- a CDS encoding PAS domain-containing protein — protein MNQENQLQNQITVIDKEVSWDKTQVIMSKTNAFGIIEYANETFVDVSGYEDYELMGQPHNIIRHPDMPKVIFKVLWENLKAGKNFHAIVKNLAKSGRYYWVITDFEIAKDENGVIVNYFGRRQSVPQEVITQHIIPLYKKLLQIEAASGVEFSEKYLIGFLEEKKRTYVEYIKELIYEHEKGQPKFAQYAVEEEGEEEEERGFFRRLFNK, from the coding sequence ATGAATCAAGAAAATCAACTGCAAAACCAAATTACAGTTATTGATAAAGAAGTCTCTTGGGACAAAACTCAGGTAATTATGAGTAAAACAAATGCGTTTGGCATAATTGAATATGCAAACGAGACATTTGTTGATGTTTCAGGTTATGAAGATTATGAATTAATGGGACAGCCACATAATATTATTCGCCATCCTGATATGCCAAAAGTTATTTTTAAAGTGCTTTGGGAAAATCTTAAAGCAGGCAAAAACTTTCATGCGATTGTAAAAAATTTAGCTAAATCAGGCAGATACTATTGGGTTATTACTGATTTTGAAATTGCCAAAGATGAAAACGGTGTAATTGTGAATTATTTTGGAAGAAGACAATCAGTTCCGCAAGAAGTAATCACACAACATATTATTCCTTTATATAAAAAGCTTCTGCAAATTGAAGCCGCAAGCGGAGTTGAGTTTAGTGAAAAATATTTGATTGGATTTCTCGAAGAAAAAAAGAGAACTTATGTCGAATATATTAAAGAGCTGATTTATGAACATGAAAAAGGTCAGCCAAAATTTGCTCAATATGCAGTAGAAGAAGAAGGGGAAGAGGAGGAAGAAAGAGGTTTTTTCAGAAGGTTATTTAATAAATAA
- a CDS encoding 2,3,4,5-tetrahydropyridine-2,6-dicarboxylate N-succinyltransferase — protein sequence MNSLQTIIEQAWENRALLQETTTTDAIREVIELVDAGKLRCAEPAGDKWQVNEWVKKAVVMYFPIQKMETWESGIFEYHDKMLLKRGYAEKGIRVVPNAVARYGAYISSGVILMPSYVNIGAYVDEGTMVDTWATVGSCAQIGKNVHLSGGVGIGGVLEPLQAAPVIIEDGAFIGSRCIVVEGVHVGKEAVLGANVCLTASTKIIDVTGDEPVEMKGFVPARSVVIPGSYTKKFAAGEFQVPCALIIGTRKPSTDLKTSLNNALREYDVAV from the coding sequence ATGAATTCTTTACAGACTATAATTGAACAAGCTTGGGAAAACAGAGCTTTATTACAAGAAACTACTACAACTGATGCTATTAGAGAAGTTATAGAATTGGTTGATGCAGGAAAATTACGTTGTGCTGAACCAGCTGGAGACAAATGGCAAGTAAACGAATGGGTTAAGAAAGCCGTTGTAATGTATTTCCCAATTCAAAAAATGGAAACATGGGAATCTGGTATTTTCGAATATCACGACAAAATGTTGCTAAAAAGAGGTTATGCTGAAAAAGGAATTCGTGTAGTACCAAATGCTGTTGCGCGTTATGGAGCTTATATTTCGAGCGGTGTTATTTTAATGCCAAGTTATGTAAATATTGGTGCTTATGTAGACGAAGGAACTATGGTTGATACTTGGGCAACTGTTGGTAGTTGTGCTCAAATTGGTAAAAATGTTCACTTAAGCGGTGGTGTTGGAATTGGTGGGGTTTTAGAACCATTACAAGCTGCTCCGGTAATTATTGAAGATGGTGCTTTTATTGGTTCTCGTTGTATTGTTGTAGAAGGCGTTCACGTAGGCAAAGAAGCTGTTCTTGGTGCTAACGTTTGTTTGACTGCTTCAACAAAAATTATTGATGTTACTGGTGATGAGCCTGTTGAAATGAAAGGTTTTGTTCCTGCACGTTCAGTTGTAATTCCTGGAAGTTACACTAAAAAGTTCGCTGCTGGCGAATTTCAGGTTCCATGTGCCTTGATTATTGGTACGCGTAAACCATCTACAGATTTGAAAACTTCATTAAATAATGCACTTCGCGAATATGATGTTGCTGTGTAA
- a CDS encoding glycosyltransferase family 2 protein, producing the protein MLIESKKLSVIILTYNEEFYIADAIKSVAFADEIIVLDSYSTDSTAKIVSDLGAKLMFRKFDNYSNQRNHTIESATGEWILFLDADERVSTELQEEILKTINLNKCDAYRIWFPHFFMDRFLFHYTDKVTRLIKNDNIRFENEVHERLVLKSKPPVLKNYMIHYTYKGLFHFISKKDQYAWFQAKMSVKKGKKTTLLLLFFKPFYRFFHTYFIKRVFLDGVPGLAAASIDAYGVFSRYAKMVLLEKNLE; encoded by the coding sequence ATGCTTATAGAAAGTAAAAAATTATCTGTAATTATATTAACTTATAATGAAGAATTCTACATTGCCGATGCGATTAAGTCTGTTGCATTTGCTGATGAAATAATTGTTTTAGATTCATATAGTACTGATTCGACTGCTAAGATTGTTTCAGATCTGGGAGCTAAACTTATGTTTAGAAAATTTGACAACTATAGTAATCAAAGAAACCATACCATTGAATCTGCAACTGGAGAATGGATTCTTTTTTTGGATGCCGACGAAAGAGTTTCGACAGAACTACAAGAGGAAATTCTAAAAACTATTAATTTAAACAAATGCGATGCATATAGAATTTGGTTTCCGCACTTTTTTATGGATCGTTTCTTATTTCATTATACTGATAAAGTAACCCGTTTAATAAAAAATGATAATATTCGTTTTGAAAATGAAGTCCATGAAAGATTAGTTCTAAAATCGAAACCTCCCGTATTAAAAAATTACATGATACATTATACTTATAAAGGTTTATTTCATTTTATAAGTAAAAAAGACCAATATGCATGGTTTCAGGCAAAAATGTCTGTAAAAAAAGGGAAAAAGACAACCCTACTTTTACTGTTCTTTAAACCATTTTACCGTTTTTTCCATACTTATTTTATAAAAAGAGTTTTTCTTGATGGAGTTCCGGGACTAGCAGCGGCATCAATCGATGCTTATGGCGTTTTTTCACGATATGCTAAAATGGTATTGCTCGAAAAAAATTTAGAATAA
- a CDS encoding polysaccharide deacetylase family protein, with protein sequence MSKLPILMYHNVCQSDSDSNKLTVSVQNLERQFQYLIDNGYKTFHFEELDRMGTIPKKSIVLTFDDVTENQLIYALPLLEKFKLKASFFIPFQYIGKTDLWNKATGEQAQKIMTIEQLKQLPSEIIELGYHSYKHERYQSLSLSEIQEDFLKCEEEIKNQNLNVYPALAYPYGNYPKESKEKADFKSLLKENKMKFGLKIGNRPNTFPFKDNYEIKRIDIKGLDSLMVFRLKIRFGKLKLF encoded by the coding sequence AATAAGTTGACAGTTTCGGTACAAAATTTAGAAAGACAATTTCAATATTTAATTGATAACGGTTACAAAACATTTCATTTTGAAGAATTAGACAGAATGGGAACTATTCCTAAAAAAAGTATTGTTCTTACTTTTGATGATGTAACAGAAAATCAATTAATTTATGCTTTGCCCTTATTAGAAAAATTTAAGCTAAAAGCCAGTTTTTTTATCCCATTTCAATACATTGGAAAAACAGATTTATGGAATAAAGCTACAGGAGAACAGGCACAAAAAATAATGACAATTGAGCAATTAAAACAATTGCCATCTGAAATAATTGAACTAGGCTATCATTCTTATAAACACGAGAGATATCAATCATTAAGCCTTTCGGAGATACAAGAGGATTTTTTGAAATGTGAAGAAGAAATAAAAAATCAAAATCTTAATGTATATCCGGCACTTGCTTATCCTTACGGAAATTATCCTAAGGAAAGTAAAGAAAAAGCAGATTTCAAAAGCTTACTTAAGGAAAACAAAATGAAATTTGGGCTAAAAATTGGTAATCGTCCAAATACATTTCCGTTTAAGGATAATTATGAGATTAAACGTATAGATATTAAAGGTTTAGATAGTTTAATGGTTTTTCGATTAAAAATAAGATTTGGTAAATTAAAATTATTCTAA